Proteins from a genomic interval of Zingiber officinale cultivar Zhangliang chromosome 1B, Zo_v1.1, whole genome shotgun sequence:
- the LOC121990889 gene encoding uncharacterized protein LOC121990889 yields MEGWSPDQDRNSVGYGPKRPSVPSRVRPQGSSSSSYKDFLRKFVDSEILTAKLEDWLSGTSNESEFTKPIFDVPFELGELQNFDYALEGVAFQQLIRMPSAVYASTSDVVEATAHLAIEDFLHASVKGLWETFWSYDEPVPFSVACIHSTSSKFYPAEKAIARGKLEGICATAILLKNNKDYRGKWDQIIELTLLRPDVGMSVQNDQRPSSSILGEALFFAVRVLLARSLSKSTTVSHNANCVFLLLVDSQYGGVVKVEGDVSKIDFDGSDVYESAGKWIEKHAKVSVSPIDRIWNKLGNANWGDIGTLQVLLATFHCMVQFCGMPKHQLEDLATGHSSRLQNRRTERQLVDVHVNGAGLFQFQQRSRSPEIVEVHEESLKLNSEESLKLTKGSAVWMEDSERQKGFEMVEIISDEDVQIYIVTPMEEPGEKLMLYVGSITSNLESAWEDMDLWYQVQRQTKVLTVMKQRGLASQYLPQIIASGRMIHSGQCNKSVSGGICSHPWCGTPILVTSPVGETVCNLRRNGLFGPEEALRCCHDCLSALAIASSAGIRHGDVRPENVILVNDGGRHPFFCLIGWGHAVLEDRDRPPLNLLFSSTYALQEGKLCASSDAESLIYLLYYSCGGEFPEMDSVESALYWREQSLSKRVIQQKLGDISAILKAFADYVDTLCRTPYPLNHDIWLRRLQRTINEDHGKEINTSN; encoded by the exons ATGGAAG GTTGGTCTCCGGACCAAGATCGTAACTCAGTTGGGTATGGGCCTAAAAGACCTAGTGTGCCATCAAGAGTTAGACCACAGGGTTCATCATCTTCCAGTTACAAGGATTTTCTTCGGAAATTTGTAGATAGTGAAATTTTGACAGCAAAACTTGAAGATTGGCTTTCAGGAACATCTAATGAGTCAGAATTCACGAAGCCAATTTTTGATGTTCCATTCGAACTCGGAGAacttcaaaattttgattatgCACTTGAAGGTGTTGCATTTCAGCAATTGATACGAATGCCTAGTGCTGTTTATGCATCAACATCTGATGTGGTAGAAGCGACAGCACATCTTGCCATTGAAGATTTCTTACATGCTAGCGTCAAGGGATTGTGGGAGACTTTTTGGAGTTATGATGAACCAGTGCCTTTCTCTGTAGCTTGTATACACAGCACGAGTTCAAAATTTTATCCTGCTGAAAAGGCTATTGCTAGAGGAAAGCTTGAAGGTATTTGTGCAACTGCTATTTTGCTAAAAAACAATAAGGATTACCGTGGCAAATGGGATCAAATTATTGAGTTGACTTTATTGAGGCCTGATGTTGGTATGTCAGTGCAGAATGATCAGCGGCCTTCTTCATCTATTCTTGGAGAAGCACTTTTCTTTGCAGTCCGAGTGCTGTTAGCTAGAAGCCTTAGCAAGTCAACTACTGTGTCCCATAATGCAAACTGTGTATTTCTGCTTCTTGTCGATTCACAATATGGCGGGGTAGTAAAAGTTGAAGGCGATGTTAGTAAGATAGATTTTGATGGTAGTGATGTCTATGAATCTGCTGGCAAATGGATTGAGAAACATGCCAAAGTCTCGGTTTCACCAATTGACCGCATCTGGAACAAGCTTGGGAATGCCAACTGGGGTGATATTGGCACTCTACAGGTTCTTCTTGCAACCTTTCATTGTATGGTTCAGTTTTGTGGTATGCCAAAACATCAACTTGAGGATTTGGCCACAGGACATAGTTCCCGCCTTCAGAATCGTAGAACTGAAAGGCAATTAGTTGATGTGCATGTTAATGGTGCTGGTTTATTCCAGTTCCAGCAGCGAAGTCGTTCCCCCGAAATTGTAGAAGTCCATGAAGAATCCCTAAAGCTTAATTCTGAAGAATCTCTGAAGCTAACAAAAGGATCAGCTGTATGGATGGAAGACTCAGAGCGTCAAAAGGGTTTTGAGATGGTTGAAATAATAAGTGACGAGGATGTTCAAATCTATATTGTCACTCCCATGGAAGAACCGGGAGAGAAACTTATGCTTTATGTTGGCTCCATCACTTCTAATTTAGAATCTGCTTGGGAGGATATGGATCTATGGTACCAGGTCCAACGACAAACTAAGGTGTTGACTGTAATGAAACAAAGAGGTTTAGCCAGTCAATATCTTCCTCAAATCATTGCATCCGGAAGAATGATTCACTCTGGGCAGTGTAATAAATCTGTCTCAGGTGGAATTTGCAGCCATCCTTGGTGTGGCACCCCAATCCTTGTGACTTCTCCTGTGGGTGAAACTGTTTGTAATTTGAGAAGAAATGGCCTATTTGGACCTGAAGAAGCTCTTCGATGTTGTCATGACTGCTTATCTGCTCTTGCCATTGCATCTTCAGCCGGAATAAGACATGGTGACGTCCGTCCAGAGAATGTGATCCTTGTAAATGATGGTGGGAGGCATCCATTCTTTTGCCTGATTGGATGGGGTCATGCTGTTCTTGAAGATAGGGATCGCCCACCATTGAATCTTTTATTTTCCTCCACATATGCTCTACAAGAAGGAAAGCTGTGCGCTTCATCTGATGCAGAAAGTCTCATCTACTTGCTATACTACTCATGCGGTGGAGAATTCCCAGAGATGGATTCAGTTGAGTCTGCACTTTACTGGAGAGAACAGTCTCTATCGAAAAGGGTCATACAGCAGAAGCTGGGGGATATCTCAGCCATCCTGAAAGCTTTTGCAGATTATGTTGATACGCTATGTAGAACTCCATATCCCCTCAATCATGATATTTGGTTGAGGAGGTTGCAAAGAACCATTAATGAAGATCATGGAAAAGAAATCAACACGTCAAACTAA
- the LOC121990898 gene encoding F-box protein At4g18380-like, with protein sequence MQTRGSGCADPSSHWDHFDLLPDSVVLLIFNKLADVRSLGRCSAVCKRFNSLVFMVHDVYIKIDHVVTVDGNFDDPYSPSSPRQRNLVSNFLKLILVSLLKPFYNIHNAKGNNKPVFPQLSHHSPAQVLKGFTHVRNLRIELPSGDVGTEEGVLIKWRAEFGSTLHKCVILGGTRVDVKPVSSELESSLEDGGSIPESFYTNGGLKLRVVWTISSLIAASTRHYLLRPIIMNHPTLKSLVLTDADGQGTLSMGEEQLKEFRENPLTPSASSNRTQVPASNMKLKYSPYLELSGGMALQGATLVTIKPSSDGSSTGNTRAEIDAFISGSFDSPFKTAVKALMKRRTYLLEMNGF encoded by the coding sequence ATGCAGACAAGAGGAAGTGGCTGTGCTGATCCTTCCTCTCATTGGGATCATTTTGATCTCCTTCCTGATTCAGTTGTTCTTCTAATCTTTAACAAGCTTGCAGATGTCCGATCGCTTGGCCGCTGCTCTGCTGTTTGCAAGCGGTTCAATTCCCTTGTGTTTATGGTCCATGATGTCTACATTAAAATCGATCATGTGGTCACTGTTGATGGTAATTTTGATGATCCATATAGCCCATCCTCTCCCAGACAACGGAATCTCGTATCCAATTTCCTGAAACTGATCCTCGTTTCGCTCCTAAAGCCCTTCTACAACATCCACAATGCCAAAGGAAATAACAAACCTGTCTTCCCGCAGCTCTCTCATCACTCCCCTGCACAAGTTCTTAAGGGCTTCACCCATGTCCGGAACCTCCGGATTGAACTCCCTTCCGGTGATGTTGGAACCGAAGAAGGGGTTCTTATCAAATGGAGAGCTGAGTTTGGGAGTACTCTTCATAAATGTGTCATCTTGGGAGGTACAAGGGTCGATGTAAAGCCTGTCTCCTCTGAGCTTGAATCATCTTTAGAAGATGGTGGAAGCATTCCCGAATCATTCTATACCAACGGGGGACTAAAGCTCCGTGTTGTATGGACAATTAGCTCCCTCATTGCTGCTTCCACGAGGCATTATCTTCTCCGTCCGATTATTATGAACCATCCCACCTTGAAGAGCTTGGTCTTGACCGACGCTGACGGGCAGGGAACCTTGAGCATGGGCGAAGAGCAGCTGAAGGAATTCAGGGAAAATCCATTGACACCCTCGGCATCTTCAAACAGGACACAAGTGCCAGCTTCAAACATGAAGTTAAAATATTCCCCCTACTTGGAGCTCTCGGGTGGGATGGCATTGCAAGGAGCGACCTTGGTTACAATCAAGCCATCTTCCGATGGAAGCAGCACTGGCAACACTAGGGCTGAGATCGATGCCTTCATCTCTGGATCATTTGACAGCCCATTCAAAACGGCCGTCAAGGCACTGATGAAGCGACGAACATACCTTTTGGAAATGAATGGTTTCTAG